A genomic window from Pseudanabaena yagii GIHE-NHR1 includes:
- a CDS encoding methionine gamma-lyase family protein — protein sequence MTSDKMKLLVDEAVTALAPTFTKIDLHVKTNLERVLQAFRDRRVGAHHFASVSGYGHGDMGRDVLDEVFAQVMGAESAAVRVQFVSGTHAIACCLFGILRPLDELLSVVGAPYDTLEEVIGYPLTSDSTGANYAGSLKDFGITYRQVELTPEGGVNWEALAKAVKPQTRMVLIQRSCGYAWRQSLSIEDIERIIQLVKQQNPNTVCFVDNCYGEFISDREPTAVGADLMAGSLIKNPGGTIATAGGYVAGKAEYVELAAQRLTAPGIGREGGATFDLNRLLFQGLFLAPQMVGEAMKSSHLAAYVFDKLGYQVKPLPYEPRRDIIQAIQLGDPKKLIEFCRNLQRFSPIDSYVDPVPGEMPGYVSQLVMAGGTFIDGSTLELSADGPLREPYTVFLQGGTHWTHVAIALENFQIDDL from the coding sequence ATGACCTCTGACAAGATGAAGCTGCTAGTTGACGAAGCAGTTACAGCCCTCGCACCTACTTTCACTAAAATCGATCTTCATGTAAAAACAAATCTCGAAAGAGTTTTACAAGCTTTTCGCGATCGCCGTGTGGGCGCACATCATTTTGCCAGTGTGTCAGGCTATGGACATGGGGACATGGGGCGTGATGTATTGGATGAAGTTTTTGCACAGGTCATGGGCGCAGAGTCCGCCGCCGTGCGTGTGCAGTTTGTCTCAGGAACCCATGCGATCGCCTGTTGTCTATTCGGGATTTTGCGTCCCCTTGATGAGCTTTTATCTGTAGTCGGCGCACCCTACGACACTCTTGAAGAAGTCATTGGCTATCCCCTCACCTCCGATAGTACAGGTGCTAACTATGCAGGTTCGCTCAAAGATTTTGGGATTACCTATCGTCAAGTGGAACTCACCCCTGAAGGTGGCGTAAATTGGGAAGCTCTAGCAAAAGCCGTTAAACCCCAAACGCGGATGGTCTTAATCCAGCGCTCCTGCGGCTATGCGTGGCGGCAGAGTTTATCGATTGAAGATATCGAAAGAATTATTCAATTGGTTAAACAGCAAAATCCAAATACTGTCTGTTTTGTCGATAACTGCTATGGCGAATTTATTAGCGATCGCGAACCCACGGCAGTAGGTGCTGACCTCATGGCAGGTTCCCTGATCAAAAATCCGGGGGGAACGATCGCTACCGCAGGTGGCTATGTGGCGGGCAAAGCCGAATATGTCGAACTCGCCGCCCAAAGGCTCACTGCCCCCGGAATTGGACGAGAAGGCGGCGCAACCTTTGACCTCAATCGACTTCTATTTCAAGGTTTATTTCTTGCACCGCAGATGGTCGGCGAAGCGATGAAAAGCAGTCATCTTGCGGCTTACGTCTTTGACAAATTGGGCTATCAAGTCAAGCCCCTACCCTACGAGCCTCGACGTGATATTATTCAAGCGATTCAATTGGGTGATCCGAAAAAATTAATTGAATTCTGTCGTAATCTTCAGCGCTTTTCTCCTATTGATTCCTATGTCGATCCTGTCCCTGGAGAAATGCCAGGCTACGTTAGCCAGTTAGTCATGGCAGGGGGAACCTTCATTGATGGCAGTACCCTAGAGCTTTCCGCAGATGGCCCCCTGCGTGAACCCTATACCGTATTTCTCCAAGGTGGAACCCATTGGACGCATGTTGCGATCGCCCTTGAGAATTTCCAGATTGATGATCTATAG
- a CDS encoding ISNCY family transposase, with product MVEIFRQQLESLPDKRTGKNSRYGMEDAAMSAFSVFFTQSPSFLSYQRTMEQTKGRSNAQSLFGVHKIPTDNHIRDLLDPVQPKEMFPVFETILETIEQKGKLQRFRGFANNLLMALDGTEYFSSKQIHCHHCSSRKMKSGEIHYFHSVVTPVIVSPHQSQVIPLVPEFIVPQDGNDKQDCENTAAKRWLLQHGSKYSAFKVTVLGDDLYSRQPLCQMLLEQQFNFILVCRPESHPTIYEHIEGIALPTVVVNKWTGKVQETYTYQYVNGLPIKDGDDALLVNWCELTVTRPDGKVVYKNSFATNHLITEQTVVEIVLAGRTRWKVENENNNTLKTKGYNLEHNFGHGKEHLASFLATLNILSLLFHTLLELVDDKYQLLRSHLPTRKTFFNDLRALTRYLVFDSWDHLLTFMIQGLELDLPPNSS from the coding sequence ATTGTAGAAATTTTCCGACAACAACTAGAATCATTGCCAGACAAGCGGACAGGCAAAAATAGTCGCTATGGCATGGAAGATGCAGCCATGAGTGCATTCAGTGTATTTTTCACTCAAAGTCCATCATTCTTGTCTTACCAGCGGACAATGGAGCAGACAAAAGGGCGAAGCAACGCCCAAAGTTTATTTGGGGTGCATAAAATACCAACGGATAACCATATCCGAGACTTGCTAGACCCAGTGCAACCTAAAGAAATGTTTCCAGTGTTCGAGACAATCTTGGAGACGATAGAGCAAAAGGGGAAACTGCAAAGATTTCGAGGATTCGCCAACAATCTATTAATGGCGCTAGATGGGACAGAGTACTTTAGTTCAAAACAAATACACTGTCACCATTGTTCGAGTAGGAAAATGAAATCAGGAGAAATTCATTATTTTCATAGCGTAGTTACGCCAGTTATCGTCAGTCCACATCAATCGCAAGTGATTCCCCTAGTACCAGAATTTATTGTGCCGCAGGATGGAAATGACAAGCAAGACTGTGAGAATACAGCCGCCAAAAGATGGTTGTTACAACATGGCAGTAAGTACAGTGCATTCAAGGTAACTGTTTTGGGTGATGACCTTTATTCTCGCCAACCCCTCTGCCAAATGCTATTAGAGCAACAGTTCAACTTCATCTTAGTCTGCCGCCCCGAATCTCACCCCACTATCTATGAGCATATAGAAGGGATTGCTTTGCCAACGGTGGTTGTCAATAAGTGGACAGGGAAAGTTCAAGAGACCTATACCTACCAATATGTCAATGGGCTACCTATCAAAGATGGTGACGATGCTTTGCTGGTTAACTGGTGTGAACTAACTGTGACTAGACCTGATGGCAAGGTAGTTTACAAAAACTCTTTTGCCACCAATCACCTGATTACTGAGCAAACAGTGGTGGAAATCGTGCTGGCTGGTCGTACTCGTTGGAAAGTGGAAAATGAGAATAACAATACTCTCAAAACTAAGGGCTACAACCTAGAACACAACTTTGGACATGGCAAGGAGCATCTTGCTTCATTCCTAGCCACCCTCAATATTTTGTCCCTACTATTTCACACGTTATTGGAATTGGTCGATGACAAGTACCAGTTATTGCGCTCTCATTTGCCAACCCGCAAAACCTTTTTTAACGATTTACGCGCCTTGACTCGATATCTTGTTTTTGATAGTTGGGATCATCTTTTGACTTTTATGATTCAAGGTTTGGAGTTAGATCTCCCTCCCAACAGTAGTTAA
- a CDS encoding efflux RND transporter permease subunit produces MLLSISDFFIRRPVFATVCSVIITLLGTACIFILPVAQYPEITPPKVTVTANYVGANAEVVESTVTNILERELNGIEGVRYITSTSANNGTSSVNLVFDLGKNKDIAAVDVQNRVSSVQSQLPAPVQQTGVRVSKESSGFLFAIGVYAEKGEYDDLYLSNYADLYIVDAIKKVKGVGNVIIFGERKYAMRVWLDPNRLSARGLTAQDVVAAIQQQNLQVGVGQIGQQPNLPDQQYQLSISATGRLKTTEEFSDIVIKTASDGSLIKLRDVGRVELGAENYGSALRFNGTRGIGLGVSQLPDANALDVAKAVKHVLEELKPTFPPGLNYEVAFDTTSFIEAGTEEVIISLIIAIALVIVIIYLFLQNWRSTLIPAIAIPVSLIGTFIFIKLLNFNINTLTLFGLTLATGLVVDDAIVVVEDVTRRIQEKGETPVKAAIAAMNELQGAVIASSMVLIAVFVPVAFFPGTTGQLYKQFALTIAFSIAVSTFNALTLSPTLAAFLLKQEAPRSNWFFDRVNWVIDGIRHNYNWVLVRATKLKGIMMILFVASLFLTYWVYTVVPKGFLPQEDQGYFITIVQAPEGVSLNYTEKVLENIEGIMRRKDEKGEPVYPEISNIFAIAGFSFSGNTPNNGIVFTTLKPWKERSRSAADIIGGFTPKPFGLLPSLISIKDAFVVPFPPPAIQGLSNYGGFEYQLQDKANQGFPVIEQTMGALLGKASTYPDPNHPMLAGLRPSFNGNTPQLTVDVDRVKANALQVSLQDIYNTLQTLLGSQYVNDFNTFGRTYRVYVQADAQFRANPDDINKLYVRSRTGQLIPLSNLVKVTQTVGPSIINHYNLFRSVQITGNTAPGVSSGQAIDIMNKISKEVLPKSFSYEWSGLSLEEIGSGSSAFFIFGLGLVFVFLVLAAQYENYIDPTIIMLTVPLAVLGALLAVMFRGLSSPNFANDVYTQIGLVMLIGMASKNAILIVEFANQLHERGLSITKAVLEASRQRLRPILMTAFATVIGIVPLVIATGAGAAARQSIGTAVMGGMCVATLLSLFIVPILYIVVKTIEKRMRLDVHDPKAVSIVESALVAEYGNHDHRFHDIHGDSRNGDRLNHDHLNGNHDTAHNNSNDNHSDSSEKSQEDNKPV; encoded by the coding sequence ATGCTGCTATCCATATCTGACTTTTTTATCAGACGACCTGTGTTTGCGACAGTTTGTTCTGTCATCATCACATTATTGGGAACAGCCTGTATCTTTATCTTACCTGTCGCTCAATATCCTGAAATTACGCCACCTAAGGTAACGGTTACGGCAAACTATGTCGGTGCAAATGCCGAAGTTGTGGAATCTACAGTTACCAATATTCTCGAAAGAGAATTGAATGGGATTGAGGGAGTTCGCTACATCACTTCCACCAGTGCCAATAATGGAACTAGTTCTGTCAATCTAGTTTTTGACCTAGGCAAAAACAAAGATATTGCTGCCGTGGATGTGCAAAACCGTGTCTCCAGTGTGCAATCACAGCTACCTGCTCCAGTCCAACAAACGGGAGTCAGAGTTAGTAAAGAGTCTTCAGGGTTTCTCTTTGCGATCGGTGTGTATGCCGAGAAGGGAGAATATGACGATCTATATTTGAGTAATTACGCTGATCTCTACATTGTCGATGCGATTAAGAAAGTCAAAGGCGTTGGTAATGTGATCATCTTTGGTGAGCGCAAGTATGCCATGCGGGTATGGCTTGATCCTAATCGTCTCTCGGCAAGAGGTTTAACGGCTCAGGATGTCGTAGCTGCCATTCAGCAACAAAACTTGCAGGTGGGTGTCGGACAAATTGGACAGCAACCCAATCTCCCCGATCAACAATATCAACTATCAATTTCCGCTACAGGGCGTTTAAAAACCACTGAAGAATTCTCGGATATTGTGATTAAAACTGCGAGTGATGGCTCCCTGATCAAGCTCCGTGATGTCGGACGGGTAGAGCTAGGTGCAGAAAACTATGGATCAGCTCTGAGGTTTAATGGTACTCGTGGGATTGGTTTAGGTGTATCGCAATTACCCGATGCCAATGCCTTAGATGTAGCGAAAGCGGTAAAACATGTTTTAGAAGAGTTGAAACCAACTTTTCCCCCTGGGTTAAATTATGAAGTTGCTTTTGACACTACTAGTTTCATTGAAGCGGGAACTGAGGAAGTCATTATTTCACTCATAATTGCGATCGCTCTCGTCATCGTCATTATTTATCTGTTCCTGCAAAATTGGCGCTCTACTTTAATTCCCGCGATCGCTATTCCCGTTTCCTTGATTGGGACATTCATTTTCATCAAGCTGCTGAATTTTAATATCAATACTCTGACCCTATTTGGCTTGACCCTTGCCACAGGTCTGGTCGTTGATGATGCGATCGTGGTTGTAGAGGACGTGACGCGCCGCATTCAAGAAAAAGGAGAAACCCCTGTTAAAGCTGCGATCGCGGCGATGAATGAATTGCAGGGCGCGGTCATTGCTAGCTCGATGGTACTGATTGCGGTGTTTGTCCCTGTTGCATTTTTCCCTGGAACAACGGGGCAATTGTATAAACAGTTTGCATTAACGATCGCCTTTTCGATCGCTGTTTCTACTTTTAACGCCTTGACCCTTTCCCCAACCTTAGCGGCTTTCTTATTAAAACAGGAAGCACCACGTAGCAATTGGTTCTTTGATCGGGTGAATTGGGTGATTGATGGTATCCGCCATAACTATAACTGGGTACTAGTCAGGGCAACCAAGCTCAAAGGAATCATGATGATTCTATTTGTAGCATCCCTATTCCTGACCTATTGGGTCTATACGGTTGTGCCAAAAGGCTTTTTGCCTCAGGAAGATCAGGGCTATTTCATTACGATTGTCCAAGCTCCCGAAGGTGTATCGCTTAATTACACGGAAAAGGTATTGGAAAATATCGAAGGCATCATGCGGCGTAAGGATGAAAAGGGAGAACCTGTTTATCCTGAAATCTCAAATATTTTCGCGATCGCAGGATTTAGCTTTAGTGGCAATACGCCCAACAATGGCATTGTGTTTACCACGCTGAAGCCTTGGAAAGAAAGATCGCGCTCGGCAGCAGATATTATTGGTGGATTTACGCCCAAGCCATTCGGTTTACTACCTTCCCTCATTTCCATTAAAGATGCCTTTGTGGTTCCCTTTCCACCACCAGCAATTCAAGGCTTGAGCAACTACGGTGGTTTTGAATATCAATTACAGGACAAGGCGAACCAAGGTTTCCCCGTCATCGAGCAGACAATGGGAGCTTTATTAGGCAAGGCAAGTACCTACCCTGATCCCAATCACCCAATGCTGGCGGGGCTACGTCCAAGCTTTAATGGCAACACGCCACAGTTAACCGTTGATGTCGATCGCGTTAAGGCGAATGCGCTGCAAGTATCTTTGCAAGATATTTACAACACCTTGCAGACTTTGCTCGGTTCCCAATATGTCAATGATTTCAATACTTTTGGGCGTACCTATCGCGTCTATGTCCAAGCCGATGCTCAATTCCGTGCTAACCCTGACGATATTAATAAGCTTTATGTGCGATCGCGGACAGGACAATTGATTCCCCTCAGCAATTTAGTTAAAGTCACCCAAACCGTGGGTCCTTCGATTATTAATCACTATAATCTCTTCCGATCTGTACAAATTACAGGTAATACCGCGCCGGGAGTCAGTTCAGGACAAGCGATCGACATTATGAACAAGATTTCTAAGGAAGTTCTGCCCAAGAGCTTTAGCTATGAATGGTCGGGCTTATCTTTAGAAGAAATTGGTTCGGGTAGTAGTGCCTTCTTTATCTTTGGTTTAGGACTTGTCTTTGTATTTTTAGTACTGGCGGCTCAATACGAAAACTACATCGATCCCACGATCATTATGCTCACTGTGCCCCTTGCCGTACTGGGCGCACTTTTAGCGGTAATGTTCCGTGGATTATCGAGTCCCAATTTTGCTAATGATGTTTATACCCAAATCGGTTTAGTAATGTTGATCGGGATGGCAAGTAAGAACGCCATTCTGATTGTGGAATTTGCTAATCAATTGCATGAAAGAGGTTTGAGTATTACCAAAGCCGTACTCGAAGCATCGAGACAACGTTTGCGCCCCATTTTGATGACTGCCTTTGCGACAGTGATCGGTATTGTGCCTCTGGTGATTGCCACAGGTGCGGGTGCAGCGGCTCGTCAGTCGATTGGGACTGCGGTGATGGGTGGTATGTGTGTGGCAACCTTATTAAGCCTCTTCATCGTTCCGATTCTATATATTGTCGTGAAGACGATTGAGAAACGGATGCGATTAGATGTCCATGATCCTAAAGCTGTCAGTATTGTTGAATCTGCACTAGTTGCTGAGTATGGCAATCATGACCATCGCTTTCATGATATTCATGGTGATTCCAGAAATGGCGATCGCCTGAATCATGATCACTTAAACGGCAATCATGACACCGCCCATAACAACTCAAATGACAATCATAGCGATTCTTCGGAAAAGTCACAGGAAGACAACAAACCTGTATAA
- a CDS encoding glycoside hydrolase, whose amino-acid sequence MSFPLHVAFIWHQHQPLYKSAIAGKYHLPWVRLHGVKDYLDLALMLSRYPKLHQTINLVPSLILQLQDYVEGKAFDPYLSLTLTPVDNLTRSQKHFIVEHFFDANHQTMIEPYHRYADLLAQRQAYGIEWCVNHWQAPDFSDLLAWHNLAWIDPLFREADPEIGEWYERGRDFTLADRQRIYSKQREIISRILPQHRQMQKHGQLEITTTPYNHPIMPLLADTQSGRIAVPQMYLPNTRFRWETDINLHLEKAKELYRQHFGCDPKGLWPSEQSVSPAILPHISKQGFSWLCSDEGVLGWSLGHYFRRDERGAIDAPHLLYQPYRLETVHGDLAIIFRDRLLSDLIGFSYGALLPQAASDDLCDRLMTIQKQQNEYLAEHPDGQPWLVTIALDGENCWEFYPQDGNPFLQTLYENLSNNHNLKLVTPSEYLAKYSTIEKIPPHQLHSGSWIDSSFMTWIGDPVKNRAWELLAEARQVLAQHPEATPENNPEAWESLMAAEGSDWFWWFGEGHSSNDDAMFDRLFREHLQVIYRALNEPVPHALLYPLEPHDVSTSDRPTNLIHPIINGRFENDDWQGAGKIEISGARGAMHQNAPVKRLWYGYDHFYCYLRLEFSNLENVSQSKLHLLWFYPSRIHPNSPVKLLDMPDVSPLNYLFRHHLAINFADKSVQLQESLEKFQWETIATHTKIGLEQCLEIAIPWSDLAVKPQSVARLVIMLSQKEHFQISLPEYTIIPIEVP is encoded by the coding sequence ATGTCTTTTCCTCTACATGTCGCATTTATCTGGCACCAACATCAACCTCTCTATAAAAGCGCGATCGCGGGCAAGTATCATTTGCCTTGGGTGAGGCTGCATGGCGTAAAAGATTATTTGGATCTCGCATTGATGTTGTCAAGATACCCAAAGTTACATCAAACGATCAATCTTGTACCATCTCTAATTCTACAACTGCAAGACTATGTGGAGGGGAAAGCGTTTGATCCCTATTTGTCATTGACCTTAACGCCCGTTGATAATCTCACGCGATCGCAAAAGCATTTCATCGTTGAGCATTTCTTTGATGCCAATCATCAGACGATGATCGAGCCATACCATCGCTATGCCGATCTCTTAGCGCAACGGCAAGCCTACGGCATCGAGTGGTGTGTGAATCATTGGCAAGCACCCGACTTTAGCGATTTACTTGCTTGGCATAACTTGGCATGGATTGATCCCCTCTTCCGTGAAGCCGATCCTGAAATTGGTGAATGGTACGAGCGTGGCAGAGATTTCACCCTCGCCGATCGCCAAAGAATTTACAGCAAACAACGCGAAATCATCAGTCGCATCCTGCCCCAACATCGGCAAATGCAAAAACATGGGCAGTTAGAAATTACGACTACCCCCTATAACCATCCGATCATGCCCCTCCTTGCCGATACACAGTCTGGACGCATTGCCGTGCCCCAAATGTATCTACCCAATACAAGGTTTCGCTGGGAGACAGACATCAATCTGCATTTAGAAAAAGCTAAAGAACTTTACCGTCAACATTTTGGTTGTGACCCTAAAGGTCTATGGCCCTCAGAGCAATCAGTTAGCCCTGCCATCTTGCCCCATATCTCTAAGCAAGGCTTCTCATGGTTATGCTCCGATGAGGGCGTATTGGGTTGGAGTCTGGGACATTATTTCCGCCGTGATGAACGTGGTGCGATCGATGCCCCCCATTTGCTATACCAACCCTATCGCCTTGAAACCGTACATGGGGACTTAGCTATTATTTTCCGCGATCGCCTGCTTTCAGATTTAATTGGCTTTAGCTATGGGGCACTCCTACCTCAAGCTGCTAGTGACGACCTATGCGATCGCTTGATGACAATTCAAAAACAACAAAATGAATATTTAGCCGAACATCCCGATGGTCAACCTTGGCTTGTGACGATCGCCCTTGATGGTGAAAACTGCTGGGAATTTTATCCCCAAGATGGCAACCCATTTTTGCAGACCCTATATGAAAATCTTTCCAATAATCACAACCTGAAGCTAGTTACACCTTCTGAATATTTAGCTAAATACTCAACCATTGAAAAAATTCCGCCCCATCAATTGCATAGTGGCTCATGGATTGATTCCAGCTTTATGACATGGATTGGCGATCCAGTCAAAAATCGGGCATGGGAATTACTTGCCGAGGCACGCCAAGTTTTAGCGCAACATCCTGAAGCCACTCCTGAAAATAATCCTGAAGCATGGGAAAGCCTGATGGCAGCCGAAGGCTCCGACTGGTTTTGGTGGTTTGGGGAAGGGCATAGCTCCAATGACGATGCCATGTTCGATCGCCTATTTCGCGAACATTTACAGGTAATTTATCGCGCCCTCAATGAGCCAGTTCCCCATGCCTTGCTCTATCCCCTTGAACCCCATGATGTTTCTACTAGCGATCGACCTACCAACTTAATCCATCCCATAATTAATGGCAGATTTGAAAACGATGATTGGCAAGGTGCAGGTAAAATAGAAATTAGTGGGGCGAGAGGAGCAATGCACCAAAATGCACCTGTCAAACGTCTATGGTACGGATACGATCATTTTTATTGCTACTTGCGTCTAGAATTTAGTAATCTAGAGAACGTTTCTCAAAGTAAATTACATCTGTTGTGGTTTTATCCAAGTCGGATTCACCCCAATAGTCCTGTAAAACTTCTTGATATGCCTGATGTATCACCGCTAAATTATTTGTTTCGCCATCACCTAGCGATCAATTTTGCGGATAAGTCAGTCCAGCTTCAAGAATCTTTAGAAAAATTTCAGTGGGAAACCATAGCGACTCATACGAAAATAGGTTTAGAGCAATGTCTAGAGATTGCCATACCTTGGAGTGATTTGGCAGTTAAGCCTCAATCCGTTGCAAGATTGGTGATTATGCTCAGCCAAAAAGAGCATTTTCAGATATCCCTACCAGAGTATACGATTATTCCCATTGAAGTACCTTAG
- the cynS gene encoding cyanase translates to MSVEFPAFTYTLLAAKKAKGLTFADLETLLGHDEVWIASLFYGQNSTSVEEAQKIADALGLGEDIVAALSSYPSKGLGPVVPTDPLIYRFYEIMQVYGYPMKEIIHEKFGDGIMSAIDFTLDIEKVEDPKGDRVKVTMNGKFLPYKKW, encoded by the coding sequence ATGTCAGTGGAATTTCCTGCATTTACATATACATTACTAGCTGCTAAGAAGGCAAAAGGATTAACCTTTGCGGATCTTGAAACATTGCTAGGACATGATGAAGTATGGATTGCTTCACTTTTTTATGGTCAAAATAGTACCTCTGTAGAAGAAGCGCAGAAAATTGCTGATGCTCTAGGTCTTGGTGAGGATATCGTTGCAGCTTTGAGTTCTTATCCCAGTAAAGGTTTAGGTCCAGTTGTTCCCACCGATCCATTGATCTACCGTTTTTATGAAATCATGCAGGTCTATGGATATCCGATGAAGGAAATTATCCATGAGAAGTTTGGGGACGGTATTATGAGCGCGATCGACTTTACCCTCGATATTGAGAAGGTAGAAGATCCTAAAGGCGATCGCGTCAAAGTGACAATGAACGGTAAATTCTTACCCTATAAAAAATGGTAA
- a CDS encoding late competence development ComFB family protein, whose protein sequence is MEAEVGRICDSAFELSVEEYMALDRLMGALLTGEVVAVPRKQFINVMEELVLSEAVARVAEIEANSNKVLDLGDIAAYALNRLPPLYATTEQGANYQRERALADLQHLIAQQVKEAIDRNLDRPEFFPDRSTFGSVNKDSVLSQLSNLLQAYAPAFEEKS, encoded by the coding sequence ATGGAAGCCGAAGTTGGACGAATCTGTGATAGCGCGTTTGAACTCTCGGTAGAAGAATACATGGCACTCGATCGCCTGATGGGTGCTTTGCTAACAGGGGAAGTGGTCGCTGTCCCACGAAAGCAATTTATTAATGTGATGGAAGAATTGGTGCTAAGTGAGGCTGTAGCACGGGTTGCTGAGATTGAGGCAAATAGTAATAAGGTTTTGGATTTGGGGGACATTGCTGCCTACGCGCTCAACCGTTTACCGCCGCTATATGCCACCACTGAACAGGGTGCAAATTATCAAAGAGAAAGGGCGCTAGCGGATTTGCAACACCTAATTGCTCAGCAAGTCAAAGAAGCGATTGATCGCAACCTTGATCGCCCTGAGTTCTTCCCTGATCGCTCCACCTTCGGTTCAGTCAATAAAGACTCTGTCCTTTCTCAACTGAGTAACTTACTTCAAGCCTACGCCCCAGCCTTTGAGGAAAAATCTTGA
- a CDS encoding DUF192 domain-containing protein has translation MTGNMTGDTSRNCDTPVHSSIQILQRVCIKLCTISLSLSMIACSSPAVSDNAKPSTNPSIPVTTSPQTASPQLTPQTKPRPVSELGQYLPITAIATIAGREIQLEVANTPKEQEKGLMFRPPLTDDRGMLFPFIPARPVAFWMKNTPSPLDIIFLLDGKVVAIARNATTCKGDPCPIYPENGVVADNVIEVRSGLTTELGLQEGDQITVKLLLPKNQ, from the coding sequence ATGACTGGCAATATGACTGGCGATACTTCTAGAAATTGTGACACACCTGTTCATAGTTCGATCCAAATCCTCCAAAGAGTTTGTATAAAGCTATGTACGATTAGCCTGAGCCTGTCGATGATCGCTTGTAGTTCTCCTGCGGTGTCTGACAATGCTAAACCATCGACAAACCCATCAATTCCCGTTACAACTTCACCACAAACTGCGTCACCGCAGCTAACTCCTCAAACTAAACCTAGACCAGTTTCCGAACTAGGACAATATTTGCCAATTACTGCCATTGCCACCATCGCAGGACGCGAGATTCAGCTAGAGGTTGCCAATACCCCTAAGGAACAAGAAAAAGGATTAATGTTTCGTCCTCCCTTAACTGATGATCGCGGGATGTTATTTCCCTTTATCCCTGCGCGTCCTGTTGCCTTTTGGATGAAAAATACGCCTTCACCCTTAGATATTATCTTCTTGCTTGATGGCAAGGTCGTAGCGATCGCTCGTAATGCGACTACTTGTAAAGGTGACCCCTGCCCGATTTATCCAGAAAATGGAGTTGTGGCAGATAACGTCATCGAAGTAAGGTCTGGACTCACGACAGAACTAGGTTTGCAAGAAGGCGATCAAATTACCGTTAAATTATTGTTGCCAAAAAATCAATGA
- a CDS encoding pyridoxine 5'-phosphate synthase encodes MPTLGVNIDHIATIRQARRGVEPDPVAAAVIAELAGADGITVHLREDRRHIQERDVRLLRQTIRTRLNLEMAATPEMVAIALDVKPDYITLVPERREEITTEGGLNVKAQCDRLGKFVHQLQGAGIPVSLFVDAEPEQLQASARTGAKFVELHTGTYANAKNEEEHTRELELLTKGGELAISLGLRLNSGHGLTYWNTRPVAQIKGMEELNIGHSIISRAVLVGLDKAIREMKELINS; translated from the coding sequence TTGCCTACGTTGGGAGTAAACATCGATCATATTGCGACGATTCGTCAAGCTCGCCGAGGTGTCGAACCCGATCCCGTCGCGGCAGCAGTAATCGCCGAATTAGCAGGTGCGGATGGGATAACTGTCCATTTACGTGAAGATCGTCGTCATATTCAAGAGCGAGATGTCCGATTACTCAGACAAACTATCCGTACTAGACTCAACCTCGAAATGGCAGCAACCCCTGAAATGGTCGCGATCGCCCTTGATGTCAAGCCTGACTATATTACCCTCGTACCTGAACGGCGCGAAGAAATCACGACAGAGGGTGGTTTAAATGTAAAGGCACAATGCGATCGCTTGGGTAAATTTGTGCATCAATTGCAAGGTGCAGGTATACCTGTGAGTCTGTTCGTTGATGCTGAGCCAGAGCAATTGCAAGCTTCCGCAAGAACTGGCGCAAAATTTGTGGAATTACATACAGGTACTTATGCCAACGCCAAAAATGAAGAAGAGCATACCCGTGAGCTAGAACTATTGACTAAAGGTGGAGAATTAGCAATTAGCTTAGGACTAAGACTGAATTCAGGGCATGGCTTAACCTATTGGAATACTCGTCCTGTGGCACAAATAAAGGGAATGGAGGAGTTAAACATTGGACATAGCATTATTAGCCGTGCCGTGTTAGTTGGCTTAGATAAGGCGATTCGGGAAATGAAAGAGCTTATAAATTCATAA
- a CDS encoding VOC family protein, giving the protein MKHHHTSIRTSDIFRAIAFYEALGFEVTERFTAGITLACWMQGAGTNLELLQVPEPKHIPDPFGDEHYVGYYHLSFHVDNLEAFLQELVNKLGKVKLLLPPREQSIGDHTYQVAFIADPDGLPIELMQPL; this is encoded by the coding sequence ATGAAACATCACCATACTTCGATTCGGACATCGGATATCTTTCGGGCGATCGCCTTTTATGAAGCACTAGGTTTTGAGGTGACGGAGCGCTTTACAGCGGGGATCACCCTTGCCTGCTGGATGCAGGGAGCAGGGACAAACTTAGAACTACTCCAAGTACCTGAACCAAAGCATATTCCCGATCCCTTTGGTGATGAGCATTATGTAGGCTACTATCACCTATCTTTTCATGTGGACAATCTTGAAGCTTTTTTACAGGAGCTTGTAAATAAATTAGGCAAGGTCAAATTACTTTTGCCACCAAGAGAACAAAGTATTGGCGATCACACGTATCAAGTAGCCTTTATTGCCGATCCTGACGGTTTACCGATTGAGTTAATGCAGCCTTTATGA